Proteins from a single region of Sphaerochaeta globosa str. Buddy:
- a CDS encoding DUF5107 domain-containing protein, with translation MKRVQVTEKRIIIPTYMPAEYETLPMFAENRVHQRSSGNPYPNPIVNTVRHDTKIEREYDCIVLENDYLYLEILPEIGGRIFTARDKTNGYDFFYRQHVIKPALIGMLGLWISGGVEFNWPIHHRPSTYLPVDSFIENHPDGSVTVWLGEHEPLDRMKGMVGVHLKPDTALFETKVRIFNRTDTPHSFLWWENAAVPVNEHYRVFFPPDVQSVNFHYKKATGAFPVMDEYFNTQDNRGGNDIRFHKNTKQATSYFSGSSKFDFFGGYDEGKQAGVIHYASHHTSVGKKMFTWGYRTLSKAWEAALTDNDGAYAELMASSYSDNQPDFAWIEPFEVKEFSQSWYPYKEIGEVQQANNILALSVQNQEINLYPVTNKNNLRLSVFGKETILFTADINLLATIPICIHVPALEGFTEIRVTDGPSTILSYQPVDKSSVSTVPDPQTEYPLPCDISTAESSFQTGLHVAQYRDPIREPDLYWKHSLELDAKHIPSLIGLSWYSLLRLRFDEAEAYARQALAEQNRLNPNPTSSRALYFLGLSLKYEGKFDQAKEYLHKGLWNQSGIATCSFVLAQLACMSASYEEGLDLIQYGERFGAYNQKAQQLKISLLRQTGKRQAAGALVKNLLQEDPLDYYVLNEARLLGLETSQIVRRTSQDQMLLDVVSDYLDAGLKDEALGLLEQAENCNPMISYLHFLCNGQYKLQDETYCFPSRRWELTALLEATQSMPEQEQAFLLLGNIQFGIQRNYESSRDSWEKAGIGIQALRNKAAALFKCNMHDLRVPKLLMQAMEKDPDHLQLHYEFLRVLELTETNLTTRIKAFERMGENTKNRDDLFLLGVHAYNQNSQFEKALALLASHQFVPCEGGEHTVANEFLLAHLALALHAMNRGDWEIALMQLEQNFHIPSNLGGGVWHQVMLSPYQYLQGLCKEQIEPGKGLKDFEAVNDFPINYFTVMYLPAFPIYKALASRQLGYREEADALLQSSIKTYEKALAKPVSGYFAATPFFETFIEDPTIARDVFYTHLLAFSRAANHDTSLAISLCEELLDHHPSQIRTLLLRDFLKARKRHGIMY, from the coding sequence ATGAAACGAGTACAGGTAACTGAGAAACGGATAATTATCCCAACCTATATGCCAGCAGAGTATGAAACACTACCAATGTTTGCAGAAAATCGTGTTCATCAACGTTCCAGTGGGAATCCCTACCCCAATCCAATTGTAAATACAGTCCGCCATGATACCAAGATTGAGAGAGAATACGACTGTATCGTCCTTGAAAATGATTATCTATACCTTGAAATACTTCCTGAGATTGGTGGAAGAATTTTTACCGCACGCGATAAAACCAATGGATATGATTTCTTTTACCGACAGCATGTCATCAAACCTGCACTTATTGGAATGCTCGGACTCTGGATATCCGGTGGGGTTGAGTTCAATTGGCCTATCCATCATAGGCCATCGACATATCTCCCTGTCGATAGCTTCATCGAGAACCACCCGGACGGTTCTGTAACCGTATGGTTGGGCGAGCATGAACCACTCGACCGAATGAAAGGAATGGTAGGCGTCCACCTTAAACCGGACACAGCCTTGTTTGAGACAAAAGTTAGAATTTTCAATAGGACTGACACACCACACTCTTTCCTCTGGTGGGAAAATGCTGCCGTTCCTGTCAACGAACACTATCGGGTTTTCTTCCCCCCTGATGTCCAGTCAGTAAACTTTCATTACAAGAAAGCTACCGGGGCTTTTCCGGTTATGGATGAATATTTCAATACCCAGGATAACCGTGGAGGAAATGACATCCGGTTCCATAAGAATACAAAACAGGCGACATCTTACTTTAGTGGATCATCCAAATTTGATTTCTTCGGTGGCTACGATGAGGGTAAACAAGCAGGTGTCATCCACTATGCCTCTCATCACACCTCAGTAGGGAAAAAAATGTTTACCTGGGGGTATCGCACTCTCTCGAAGGCTTGGGAAGCAGCACTCACTGATAACGACGGGGCCTATGCTGAATTGATGGCAAGTTCCTATTCTGACAATCAACCGGACTTTGCTTGGATTGAACCATTTGAAGTGAAGGAATTCTCGCAAAGTTGGTATCCCTATAAAGAAATCGGGGAGGTTCAACAAGCCAACAATATCCTTGCTCTTTCGGTTCAAAACCAAGAAATCAACTTGTATCCAGTGACCAATAAGAACAATCTTCGGCTCTCAGTATTTGGCAAAGAGACTATTCTGTTCACAGCTGACATTAACTTACTCGCCACAATACCAATCTGTATTCATGTTCCTGCCTTGGAAGGTTTCACAGAAATTCGCGTCACAGACGGACCTTCAACAATACTATCCTACCAGCCAGTAGATAAATCTTCAGTATCAACCGTTCCTGATCCTCAAACTGAATATCCTCTACCATGTGATATCAGTACTGCAGAATCGTCATTTCAAACTGGGCTTCATGTTGCCCAGTATCGTGATCCAATCCGGGAACCGGACTTGTATTGGAAGCACTCCCTAGAGCTTGATGCAAAGCATATCCCTAGTTTAATCGGTCTCAGTTGGTACTCATTGCTTCGACTCCGGTTTGATGAGGCTGAAGCTTATGCAAGACAAGCTTTGGCTGAACAAAACCGGCTGAATCCTAATCCGACCTCCTCCCGTGCTTTGTATTTCCTTGGTCTTTCGTTGAAATATGAAGGCAAATTTGATCAGGCAAAGGAATATCTCCACAAAGGCCTATGGAACCAAAGCGGAATCGCTACCTGTTCCTTTGTACTCGCTCAATTGGCATGTATGAGTGCATCCTATGAAGAGGGACTTGACCTCATCCAGTATGGCGAACGGTTTGGTGCATATAATCAGAAAGCGCAACAATTAAAAATTAGTCTGCTCAGGCAGACAGGGAAAAGACAAGCTGCTGGGGCCTTGGTAAAAAATCTGCTACAGGAAGATCCTCTCGATTATTATGTACTCAACGAGGCAAGGTTGCTCGGATTAGAAACAAGCCAGATTGTCAGGAGGACCAGTCAGGACCAAATGCTCTTGGATGTCGTCTCTGATTATCTCGATGCAGGATTGAAAGATGAAGCTCTCGGGTTACTCGAACAAGCTGAGAACTGCAATCCAATGATATCCTATTTGCATTTTCTTTGTAATGGACAGTATAAGCTGCAGGATGAAACTTATTGCTTCCCCTCAAGACGCTGGGAATTGACAGCTTTGTTGGAGGCGACACAATCGATGCCTGAACAGGAACAAGCCTTCCTATTGTTAGGAAATATTCAATTTGGAATACAGCGGAATTATGAAAGCTCCCGTGATTCATGGGAGAAAGCAGGCATAGGAATCCAAGCCCTCAGGAATAAAGCGGCTGCTCTCTTCAAGTGCAACATGCATGATTTGCGAGTCCCAAAACTCCTCATGCAAGCAATGGAAAAAGATCCAGACCACTTACAGCTTCATTACGAATTCCTACGGGTATTGGAACTCACTGAAACAAATTTAACTACCCGTATCAAAGCGTTTGAACGTATGGGAGAGAACACCAAAAATCGAGATGACCTTTTTCTCTTGGGAGTACATGCCTATAACCAGAATTCTCAATTTGAAAAAGCTCTTGCCCTGCTTGCATCCCACCAATTCGTGCCTTGTGAAGGAGGCGAACATACTGTTGCAAATGAGTTTCTTCTTGCTCATCTTGCCTTGGCATTGCATGCAATGAATAGGGGAGACTGGGAAATTGCGCTGATGCAACTGGAACAGAATTTTCACATCCCTTCCAATCTAGGGGGTGGAGTCTGGCACCAAGTCATGCTATCACCCTATCAATATCTTCAAGGATTGTGCAAAGAACAAATAGAACCAGGGAAAGGGTTGAAGGACTTTGAGGCAGTCAATGATTTTCCCATCAATTACTTTACAGTCATGTATCTGCCTGCTTTCCCTATCTATAAAGCACTCGCATCACGTCAATTAGGATACCGTGAGGAAGCTGATGCATTGTTACAGTCTTCCATAAAAACATATGAGAAAGCTCTAGCAAAACCTGTATCAGGCTACTTTGCCGCCACACCTTTCTTTGAGACATTTATTGAGGATCCAACGATTGCCCGAGATGTATTCTACACACACCTACTTGCCTTCAGCAGAGCGGCGAATCATGACACATCCTTGGCAATCAGCCTTTGTGAGGAACTTCTTGACCATCATCCATCCCAAATTCGGACTCTACTCCTGAGAGATTTCCTCAAGGCTAGAAAAAGACATGGTATAATGTATTGA
- a CDS encoding sensor histidine kinase, with amino-acid sequence MFAIILSLSTLVFTISVRHTLIQSVHDSNKKLVDQAITNIDALNDLITSVSFYIAGEAELRQLLKHFPEDPIEQITAKNALRAYLTQLWMNRPEIVGITIYLDAVEEINTSTIGLSSTKFLEHYGWLERLGNNRGIIINAASPIARGPIVFNSLSLVKIYDENNQTLGILSFEISAKNVYAQCIERSLASPNSILFAVNEDMTIVTHPELSLLGSPASAIYPQIANEHTKGAFTTTFEGSLHIQVVSRPSKFKWKVIEFIPLQDVINFRPLIYNYALLAFLSILVSSMLTYLLTKRLTKPIVDLSQAMTSETPLDATLPTQFLERQNEIGTLYRSYRMLTEHITELINKLQDSMENQKRLEINALRAQINPHFMYNCLDYINWKAQDEKVPEISRMLTNLSRFMRISLTESNLTCPLESEIEHVRTYLEIFHVRYEGAFTYEISVDANLLKIQVPQFILQPLVENSIMHGFGKHFLDGYIHVNVSRRKDWLCFDIEDNGKGMNKEDFKQVIASSESSSRSGLKNINDRIRYVVSPEAFTGLQIIESSVGLHIHFAICLKRKRPWQTR; translated from the coding sequence TTGTTTGCTATCATCCTAAGTCTTTCAACATTGGTATTCACCATATCAGTTCGGCACACCCTCATCCAATCAGTTCATGACAGCAATAAGAAGTTGGTCGACCAAGCTATAACTAATATTGATGCACTGAATGATTTGATTACTTCTGTTTCATTCTATATCGCGGGAGAAGCAGAGTTGCGGCAACTACTCAAGCATTTCCCCGAGGACCCCATTGAACAAATCACCGCCAAGAATGCTCTTCGAGCATACTTGACTCAACTCTGGATGAATCGTCCGGAAATTGTCGGTATAACTATCTATTTGGATGCTGTTGAAGAGATCAATACCAGTACAATAGGGCTCAGTTCTACCAAATTTCTTGAACATTACGGATGGTTAGAGCGGCTTGGCAATAACAGAGGAATCATTATCAATGCAGCTTCACCAATTGCCCGCGGGCCAATAGTTTTCAACTCACTCTCCTTGGTTAAGATTTATGACGAAAACAATCAAACACTAGGAATCCTTTCCTTTGAAATTTCTGCGAAAAATGTATACGCCCAATGTATAGAGCGCTCGTTAGCTTCCCCTAATTCGATTCTCTTCGCCGTCAACGAGGATATGACAATCGTCACACATCCTGAGTTGTCCTTATTAGGAAGTCCGGCATCTGCAATATATCCCCAAATTGCAAATGAACATACAAAGGGGGCCTTTACTACCACCTTTGAAGGAAGTCTCCATATTCAAGTGGTTAGCAGACCGAGCAAGTTCAAGTGGAAAGTGATCGAATTCATTCCGTTGCAAGATGTCATTAATTTTCGTCCACTCATCTATAATTATGCTCTCCTTGCCTTCCTCTCCATCCTTGTTTCATCCATGTTGACCTATCTTCTTACAAAGAGACTCACCAAACCGATTGTCGATCTTTCGCAAGCAATGACCAGCGAAACGCCACTGGATGCTACCCTTCCGACCCAGTTTCTGGAAAGGCAGAATGAAATCGGTACACTTTATCGTAGTTATAGAATGTTGACCGAGCACATTACTGAACTCATTAACAAGCTTCAGGATTCAATGGAAAACCAAAAACGGCTTGAGATAAATGCATTACGAGCCCAGATTAATCCACATTTCATGTATAATTGCTTAGATTATATTAATTGGAAAGCACAGGATGAGAAGGTGCCTGAAATCTCAAGGATGCTGACCAACCTCAGTCGGTTTATGAGAATCAGCTTAACTGAAAGCAATTTGACCTGCCCTCTCGAATCTGAGATTGAACATGTACGTACCTATCTGGAAATCTTTCATGTCCGATATGAAGGTGCTTTCACCTACGAAATTTCAGTAGATGCAAACCTACTTAAAATTCAAGTTCCACAATTCATCCTGCAACCTTTGGTAGAGAACTCAATCATGCATGGATTTGGCAAACACTTCTTAGATGGATACATCCATGTGAATGTTTCACGCAGAAAAGATTGGCTTTGCTTTGATATTGAAGACAATGGTAAAGGGATGAATAAAGAGGATTTCAAACAAGTAATCGCCTCCTCTGAATCGTCATCAAGAAGTGGCCTGAAAAATATCAATGACCGTATTCGGTACGTTGTTTCTCCTGAAGCTTTCACTGGCCTTCAGATTATAGAGTCTTCTGTAGGTCTTCATATTCACTTTGCAATCTGCTTAAAGAGGAAACGGCCATGGCAGACACGATAA
- a CDS encoding response regulator transcription factor produces MADTIRVLLVDDEAYVIDALKRHIHWNELGMKVVGEAYDGQQGIEKTLQLNPDCIITDITMPQLDGISMIEQLYQMNSHPYFLIYTGYDDFDYAKKALSYGVSDYILKPALPEEFEAPLEAICNRIREEQIRIIELNRLQKDFEESKQQLFQPFLDELLEGRILTYEQFARKDQFFSSMLAEKEYVVIGVHLENSQDAFAELEMKQQLYALYRINSLVLSLIPGTVYSPGFRSNTAYFLCADQTDSYSLDQLVGLCTRILDFCNKIDDLNLTVRIGISDIVHSFEEISTAFSQTQICIRESLDNEVMQYTNHCMKGSSCPPLSWIFDKDQLIDAILIGNILAAQQLLEKFFSHVSRLPAPQDIYLTPLLSELIGATTVSLLQHGIQYDSKAFSLVVQKHSTIHEAQIHVNEYIQSLIGSIQSRELAKNYQIVHRMIGFTKEHFSEGITLTEIADQLQFTPNYLSTLFAKSMGTSFSQYLAKLRIYKAKELLDSGKYKVYEVGDMVGYKNPEYFTKVFKEFVGTTPSAYAK; encoded by the coding sequence ATGGCAGACACGATAAGGGTACTTTTGGTGGATGATGAAGCCTATGTGATTGACGCATTGAAGCGTCATATACATTGGAACGAACTGGGCATGAAAGTTGTCGGTGAGGCGTATGATGGCCAGCAGGGAATTGAGAAAACCCTTCAGCTGAATCCAGACTGCATCATTACCGATATAACCATGCCACAACTTGACGGGATTTCAATGATTGAGCAACTCTATCAAATGAATTCGCATCCTTACTTCCTCATTTACACGGGATACGATGATTTTGATTATGCCAAAAAAGCTCTCTCGTATGGAGTCAGTGACTACATTCTTAAACCAGCCCTTCCTGAAGAGTTTGAAGCTCCTCTAGAAGCTATTTGCAACCGTATTCGAGAAGAACAAATTCGAATCATTGAACTAAACCGTCTTCAGAAGGATTTTGAGGAGAGTAAACAGCAACTTTTCCAGCCTTTTCTCGACGAATTGCTTGAAGGACGCATCCTCACCTATGAACAGTTTGCCCGAAAAGACCAATTCTTTTCCTCTATGTTGGCTGAAAAAGAATATGTGGTAATCGGAGTACATCTGGAAAACAGCCAAGACGCATTTGCTGAATTGGAGATGAAACAACAGTTGTATGCCTTGTATAGAATCAATTCACTGGTTTTATCACTCATTCCAGGAACGGTATACTCTCCTGGATTTAGAAGCAATACTGCCTACTTTCTCTGTGCTGATCAAACTGACTCGTATTCGTTGGACCAACTGGTGGGCCTATGCACCAGGATTCTTGATTTCTGCAATAAGATTGATGACCTCAATCTTACCGTTCGGATAGGAATCAGCGACATCGTTCATAGTTTTGAGGAAATCAGTACAGCTTTCAGCCAGACACAAATATGTATACGCGAAAGCTTGGACAATGAAGTAATGCAATATACCAACCACTGCATGAAAGGTAGTTCTTGCCCCCCCCTTTCATGGATTTTCGACAAGGACCAATTAATTGATGCAATACTTATCGGGAATATTTTGGCCGCACAGCAACTCTTGGAAAAGTTTTTCTCCCATGTTTCACGGCTTCCTGCTCCACAAGACATCTATTTGACACCACTCCTATCTGAGCTCATCGGAGCAACCACTGTCTCACTCCTGCAGCACGGCATCCAATATGATTCAAAAGCTTTTTCACTAGTTGTCCAGAAACATAGCACTATCCATGAAGCTCAAATCCACGTCAATGAATATATCCAAAGCTTGATTGGTTCCATCCAAAGCAGAGAACTTGCCAAGAACTATCAAATAGTCCATCGAATGATCGGCTTTACGAAAGAACACTTCTCGGAAGGTATTACGCTCACTGAAATCGCCGACCAATTACAGTTTACCCCGAACTATCTTTCAACCCTTTTTGCCAAATCAATGGGCACCAGTTTCTCACAGTATCTTGCAAAGCTTAGAATCTATAAGGCAAAGGAATTGCTCGATAGCGGAAAGTATAAAGTCTATGAAGTGGGGGATATGGTTGGATACAAAAATCCTGAATACTTTACCAAGGTGTTTAAGGAATTTGTAGGAACGACTCCTTCTGCTTATGCAAAATAA